GCGGTCACCCCGGGCTACCTGTTTCCACCCAACTTCTGGATTTGGACCCTGGCCACGCACGGGCTGATGGAACAGCACGTGTGGGACGTGGCCATCAGTCTGGCCACGGTGGTTGTGGCCGGACGCTTGCTGGAGCCGCTCTGGGGAGCCTTGGAGCTGCTCATCTTCTTCTTGGTGGTGAATGTGTCcgtggggctgctgggggccTTCGCCTACCTCCTCACCTACATGGCTTCCTTCAACCTGGTCTACCTGTTCACCATCCGCATCCATGGCGCCTTGGGCTTCCTGGGAggtgtcctggtggccctcaAACAGACCATGGGGGATTGTGTGGTCCTGCGAGTGCCCCAAGTGCGTGTCAGCGTGGTGCCCATGCTTctgctggcactgctgctgctgctgcggctggcCACACTGCTCCAGAGCCCAGCCCTAGCCTCCTACGGCTTCGGCTTGCTCTCCAGCTGGGTGTATCTTCGTTTCTACCAGCGTCATAGCCGGGGCCGAGGGGACATGGCCGACCATTTTGCGTTCGCCACCTTCTTCCCTGAGGTCCTGCAGCCCGTGGTGGGGCTGCTGGCCAACGTGGTGCACGGGCTCCTGGTGAAGGTGAGGATCTGCCAGAAGACGGTGAAGCGCTACGACGTGGGCGCCCCGTCTTCCATCACCATCAGCCTCCCAGGCACAGACCCTCAGGACGCCGAACGGAGAAGGTACGGTGCCGTCTCCACCACCCCCGCCTTGCCAGGCTAGCTCCCTGACCACTCCCTGCTAGGACTGAGGTGTCTTCCGTCTTGGGCCTGGTAGGAGTCAGCACTTATGGGTGTGGGCTCTCATAGGTGCTTTGCACAACCTGCTCTCCCCCAGCTGCAGAAGAAATGCCCCATTTTCTTTGCTACTGTGTGAGTCTAACAGGTGTGCAGAACATGACCTGGCCTTATCTCAGGATGAGTCCTGTGGGAACCGGAAACAACCTGCTGGGCCTTTATCCTGGGAGCTAGGGTGTTGGCAGGATGCCCAGGGACTCCAGAagaagcctgggccaggccgggcTCCAGGTGCTAACTCGCACCCTCTTCCTGGACCCGAATTCAGAGTCTGTATTGAGGAGGCTTGAGTGTCACCCGGCTTTACTCACCCCCCTGGCAGGCACGTGTCACTGAATCCAGGGGATAGACCACCTGTGCCACCTCAGGAGCCTGCTGACCACACCTTTTCTGTATAGATAAACCAAGCCCTCTGCAGCCGTGGGTGTGCTGGCTGCATTGTTCACTGGGCACACTGTGGTTACCGGTGGGACAGGTGTTTTATGACTCGCCTCTCCAAGGTGGCCCCAGCTTCCTcacagcctcttttttttttttgaggcagtTCTTTGAGTGGTGAAGCCAAGGTGGGGAAGGCTTCATCCCTGTGCATTTGGCAGACCCCTACTGCTGCCCACCTGAGAAACGgggtgctggcaggaagctgtgaGCACGGAACTAAGGGGTTGTACCAGCATCTTCACCCGAGCCCATGCGCGTT
This Ochotona princeps isolate mOchPri1 chromosome 21, mOchPri1.hap1, whole genome shotgun sequence DNA region includes the following protein-coding sequences:
- the TMEM115 gene encoding transmembrane protein 115; its protein translation is MQRTLPGARQHLGAVLASASVVVKALCAAVLLLYLLSFAVDTRCLAVTPGYLFPPNFWIWTLATHGLMEQHVWDVAISLATVVVAGRLLEPLWGALELLIFFLVVNVSVGLLGAFAYLLTYMASFNLVYLFTIRIHGALGFLGGVLVALKQTMGDCVVLRVPQVRVSVVPMLLLALLLLLRLATLLQSPALASYGFGLLSSWVYLRFYQRHSRGRGDMADHFAFATFFPEVLQPVVGLLANVVHGLLVKVRICQKTVKRYDVGAPSSITISLPGTDPQDAERRRQLALKALNERLKRVEDQSVWPSMDDEDEDAGAKVDSPLPSDKTPAPPGKGAAPESSLITFEAAPPPL